A section of the Rhizomicrobium sp. genome encodes:
- a CDS encoding metallopeptidase family protein: MDWNDIESPSLADFEELARRAFEALPKEFRSLTGDIVFRIEDFPDEDVIRDMKLESEFDILGLFHGPRLADEIAGRIHGHQTMIFLYRRPILDFWTEHDDTLGDIVRHVLIHEIGHHFGLSDDDMHAIEDG; the protein is encoded by the coding sequence ATGGACTGGAACGATATCGAGTCGCCTTCGCTCGCCGATTTCGAAGAGCTGGCGCGGCGCGCCTTCGAGGCACTGCCGAAGGAATTCCGCAGCCTTACCGGCGACATCGTCTTCCGTATCGAGGATTTCCCGGACGAGGACGTGATCCGCGACATGAAGCTGGAGAGCGAGTTCGACATCCTGGGCCTATTCCATGGTCCGCGCCTCGCCGACGAGATCGCCGGGCGCATCCACGGCCATCAGACGATGATCTTCCTCTATCGCCGCCCGATCCTCGACTTTTGGACCGAGCATGACGACACGCTGGGCGACATCGTGCGCCATGTGCTGATCCACGAGATCGGACATCATTTCGGCCTGTCGGACGACGACATGCATGCGATCGAGGACGGTTGA
- the acs gene encoding acetate--CoA ligase — MSDTLIPVPKEWKERAYIDRAKYEAMYERSIKDPDGFWGEQAKRIDWIKPFMKVKNVSWDPDDLHIKWFEDGTLNISANCVDRHLPKRARQTAIIWEGDDPAESKHITYEELHREVCRFANVLKAQGVKKGDRVTIYLPMIPETAYAMLACARIGAVHSVVFAGFSPDSIAGRITDCASTIVLTADEGLRGGKPIPLKKNTDEALAKCPDVTSVIVVKRTGGTVDMKDGRDVWYHEAAAKVSADCPFEEMGAEDPLFILYTSGSTGKPKGVLHTTGGYAMYTAFTHQYVFDYHDGDVYWCTADVGWVTGHSYIVYGPLANGATTLMFEGVPNHPTTSRFWEVIDKHKVNIFYTAPTALRALMREGDGPVKTTSRASLRLLGSVGEPINPEAWAWYHRVVGDGRCPIVDTWWQTETGGILISPLPGATDLKPGSATKPLFGVRPQLVDADGNVLEGAVSGNLCLLDSWPGQMRTVYGDHQRFIDTYFKTYRGKYFTGDGCRRDEDGYYWITGRVDDVINVSGHRLGTAEVESALVAHHDVAEAAVVGYPHDIKGQGIYAYVTLKVGVQPSEALNHELKQWVGKEIGPIARPDVIQFAPGLPKTRSGKIMRRILRKIGEGDTSNLGDTSTLADPSVVADLVKNAVVKS, encoded by the coding sequence ATGTCCGACACCCTGATCCCCGTTCCGAAGGAATGGAAGGAGCGCGCCTATATCGACCGCGCCAAATATGAGGCGATGTACGAACGCTCGATCAAGGACCCCGACGGGTTCTGGGGCGAACAGGCCAAGCGGATCGACTGGATCAAGCCCTTCATGAAGGTGAAGAACGTCTCGTGGGATCCGGACGATCTGCACATCAAATGGTTCGAGGACGGCACGCTGAACATTTCGGCTAACTGCGTCGACCGGCACCTGCCCAAGCGCGCCAGACAGACGGCGATCATCTGGGAGGGCGACGATCCGGCCGAGTCCAAGCACATCACCTATGAGGAGTTGCACCGCGAAGTCTGCCGCTTCGCCAATGTGCTGAAAGCCCAGGGCGTCAAAAAGGGCGACCGCGTCACCATCTACCTGCCGATGATCCCGGAGACCGCCTACGCCATGCTCGCCTGCGCCCGCATCGGCGCGGTGCATTCGGTGGTGTTCGCCGGCTTCTCGCCGGACAGCATCGCCGGACGCATCACGGACTGCGCCTCGACCATCGTGCTCACGGCGGATGAGGGCCTGCGCGGCGGCAAGCCCATCCCGCTCAAGAAGAACACCGACGAGGCGCTGGCAAAGTGCCCCGACGTGACGTCGGTTATCGTGGTGAAGCGCACCGGCGGCACCGTCGACATGAAGGACGGACGCGATGTCTGGTATCACGAGGCGGCGGCGAAGGTGTCGGCGGATTGTCCGTTCGAGGAGATGGGTGCGGAGGATCCGCTGTTCATCCTCTACACCTCCGGCTCGACCGGAAAGCCCAAGGGCGTGCTGCACACCACGGGCGGCTACGCCATGTACACCGCGTTCACGCATCAATACGTGTTCGACTACCATGACGGCGACGTCTACTGGTGCACGGCCGATGTCGGCTGGGTGACGGGGCACAGCTACATCGTCTACGGCCCGCTCGCCAACGGCGCCACGACGCTGATGTTCGAAGGCGTGCCGAACCATCCCACGACCTCACGCTTCTGGGAGGTGATCGACAAGCACAAGGTCAACATCTTCTATACCGCGCCGACCGCGCTGCGCGCCCTGATGCGCGAAGGCGACGGGCCGGTGAAGACGACCAGCCGCGCCAGCCTGCGCCTGCTCGGCAGCGTCGGCGAGCCGATCAATCCGGAAGCGTGGGCGTGGTATCACCGTGTCGTCGGCGACGGGCGCTGCCCCATCGTCGACACCTGGTGGCAGACCGAGACCGGCGGGATCCTAATCTCGCCCCTGCCCGGCGCGACCGACCTGAAACCCGGCTCGGCAACCAAGCCCTTGTTCGGCGTGCGGCCGCAACTGGTGGATGCCGACGGCAATGTGCTGGAGGGCGCGGTCAGCGGCAATCTGTGCCTGCTCGATTCCTGGCCCGGGCAGATGCGCACGGTCTATGGCGATCACCAGCGCTTCATCGACACGTACTTCAAGACCTATCGAGGCAAGTATTTCACCGGCGACGGCTGCCGCCGCGACGAGGACGGCTATTACTGGATCACCGGCCGGGTCGACGACGTGATCAACGTCTCGGGCCATCGCCTCGGCACCGCCGAGGTCGAGAGCGCGCTGGTGGCGCATCACGACGTAGCGGAAGCCGCGGTGGTCGGCTATCCGCACGACATCAAAGGCCAAGGCATCTATGCCTATGTGACGCTGAAGGTCGGCGTGCAGCCGAGCGAGGCGCTCAACCACGAGCTCAAACAGTGGGTCGGCAAGGAGATCGGCCCGATCGCCAGGCCCGACGTCATCCAGTTCGCGCCCGGTCTGCCCAAGACGCGCTCCGGCAAGATCATGCGTCGCATCCTGCGCAAGATCGGCGAAGGCGACACGTCGAATCTCGGCGACACATCCACGCTCGCCGATCCCAGCGTGGTGGCGGACCTGGTGAAGAACGCGGTCGTCAAGTCTTGA
- a CDS encoding ribbon-helix-helix protein, CopG family — protein MTATKSVTITARVPAALAKKLEAYAKAAKRTRSWVIEDILDRYVDNEMAIVEAVNEGIRELDAGLGVPHEEVFRKLREKSAARRKAMGKKAA, from the coding sequence ATGACCGCCACCAAGTCCGTCACGATCACTGCCCGGGTGCCCGCCGCATTGGCCAAGAAGCTCGAAGCCTATGCCAAGGCGGCGAAGCGCACGCGCTCCTGGGTGATCGAAGACATCCTTGACCGCTATGTCGACAACGAGATGGCGATCGTCGAAGCCGTGAACGAAGGCATCCGCGAACTCGATGCCGGGCTTGGCGTGCCGCACGAGGAAGTGTTCCGTAAACTTCGCGAAAAGTCGGCGGCGCGTCGGAAAGCCATGGGCAAGAAAGCCGCATGA
- the murJ gene encoding murein biosynthesis integral membrane protein MurJ has translation MFQRLLSVGGFTLLSRLTGFGRDALMAWVIGHGILSDAFIVAFMFPNYFRAIFGEGAINPAFLPRYAALQAQGESDTAARFADQIFSWQMLAQLAILVGGLFAMPYIVTVLAPGFAANPAQMALTVGLARITFPYLILTLVAIQLSAMLNAIDRFWAAAAWSNFQNLGMIATLVCWRWFPNAAYAAAWGVLLGGFAQLFFMLWAARRDALDLRIVWPRWTAEVKDFFKALGAVTLGTATTLIAPMIDTVLASFLATGSRTALYYGDRINQLPLGVLGIALGTVLLPRMSALLAKNDRAGSDAAQNNAAALTLLLTLPFAAVFVAIPDTIMMAIFAHGAFDADAAAQAATALAAYGVGLPAFALVRIFASTFYARHDTATPARITFIAFAANIVMKLVLVWGLHLGVAGIALGTAFGAWLNVGQLIWTGRRRSLLAIDANLRRALLPTLLAAAGAGLGAWFGAGFAHLAEGAPWLKDLVKLAAAGALGGSLYLAIVFAFRRMLPLGRLLRSRS, from the coding sequence ATGTTCCAGCGGCTCCTCTCCGTCGGCGGCTTCACGCTCCTGTCGCGCCTGACGGGCTTCGGCCGCGACGCGCTGATGGCGTGGGTCATCGGCCATGGCATCCTGTCCGACGCCTTCATCGTCGCCTTCATGTTCCCCAACTATTTCCGCGCGATCTTCGGGGAGGGCGCGATCAATCCCGCCTTCCTGCCGCGCTATGCCGCGCTGCAGGCGCAGGGCGAATCCGACACAGCCGCCCGCTTCGCCGATCAGATATTCTCCTGGCAGATGCTGGCGCAGCTTGCGATCCTGGTCGGCGGGCTCTTCGCGATGCCCTATATCGTGACCGTGCTGGCGCCGGGTTTCGCCGCCAATCCGGCGCAGATGGCGCTGACCGTCGGGCTGGCGCGCATCACCTTCCCCTATCTGATCCTCACCCTGGTGGCGATCCAGCTTTCGGCGATGCTGAACGCGATCGACCGGTTCTGGGCCGCCGCGGCGTGGTCGAATTTCCAGAACCTCGGCATGATCGCGACGCTGGTCTGCTGGCGCTGGTTTCCCAATGCCGCCTATGCCGCCGCCTGGGGCGTGCTCCTGGGCGGCTTCGCGCAACTGTTCTTCATGCTGTGGGCGGCCAGACGCGACGCCCTCGACCTGCGCATCGTCTGGCCGCGCTGGACGGCGGAGGTCAAGGACTTCTTCAAGGCGCTGGGCGCCGTCACGCTGGGCACCGCCACGACGCTGATCGCGCCGATGATCGACACGGTGCTGGCGAGTTTCCTCGCCACCGGAAGCCGCACCGCGCTCTATTACGGCGACCGGATCAACCAGTTGCCGCTGGGCGTGCTGGGCATCGCATTGGGCACGGTGCTGCTGCCGCGGATGTCGGCGCTCCTTGCGAAGAACGACCGCGCCGGATCGGACGCCGCGCAGAACAACGCCGCGGCGCTGACGCTGCTGCTCACGCTGCCTTTCGCGGCGGTGTTCGTCGCGATCCCGGATACCATCATGATGGCGATCTTCGCCCATGGCGCCTTCGATGCGGACGCCGCGGCGCAGGCCGCGACGGCGCTCGCGGCCTATGGCGTCGGCCTCCCCGCCTTCGCGCTGGTGCGCATCTTCGCCTCGACCTTCTATGCCCGCCACGACACCGCGACGCCGGCGCGGATCACCTTCATCGCCTTCGCCGCGAATATCGTCATGAAGCTCGTCCTGGTTTGGGGACTCCATCTGGGCGTCGCCGGCATCGCGCTCGGGACCGCCTTCGGTGCCTGGCTCAATGTCGGGCAATTGATCTGGACCGGCCGTCGCCGTTCGCTGCTGGCGATCGATGCCAATCTCAGGCGTGCCCTTCTTCCGACCCTGCTGGCCGCCGCCGGCGCGGGCCTCGGTGCCTGGTTCGGCGCCGGCTTCGCCCACCTCGCCGAGGGTGCGCCGTGGCTGAAAGACCTGGTCAAGCTGGCCGCGGCCGGCGCGTTGGGCGGCTCCCTCTATCTTGCGATCGTCTTCGCCTTTCGCCGGATGCTGCCGCTCGGCCGGCTGTTGCGTTCCCGGAGCTGA
- a CDS encoding type II toxin-antitoxin system RelE/ParE family toxin: MKVIWSPRAERDLDEVWEYIAADSVDTADRIVERLRSISDLLTEHPHIGRSGRITDTRELVVTGTPYILIYRVGPDRIDIAYVLHGARKWPP, encoded by the coding sequence ATGAAGGTCATCTGGTCGCCGCGCGCGGAACGGGATCTGGACGAAGTTTGGGAGTACATCGCCGCGGACAGCGTGGACACGGCGGATAGAATTGTCGAACGCCTCAGGTCGATTTCGGATTTGCTGACCGAGCACCCCCATATAGGGCGCAGCGGGCGAATAACCGACACGCGCGAACTCGTCGTTACCGGAACGCCTTATATTCTGATCTATCGTGTCGGCCCGGACCGTATCGATATCGCCTATGTCCTTCACGGCGCACGCAAATGGCCGCCCTGA
- a CDS encoding TonB-dependent receptor, with amino-acid sequence MSSRMRFLKYAVAASVLPTCAVAQTPAVDQSGIEVVVVTAQKRAQNSIDVPIALTAYGRKFLDAVGIQEFDRLSLYVPGFEVQNQSVNNPGFVMRGVTSDSGEATQEPRVSVFQDGVSISKSRGAYVELFDLDRIEIARGPQSTLYGRSALIGAVNIVQAKADPSAFDWSAGGEYGNDDYGMVEGMVNMPIDDTLAIRAAGRYKIRDGYSDNLLGGPDFNGVRTGAGRVSLGWQPASDFRADLIFNYQRDTPSDTGFKSGTFLPTNPVTGAVIGNLDHTSGLAASAAADFPDGPLGIHRTVWGVTGLMSYDIDSDYKLSSITAYREFDSLEVFDPDGFSLPLLTFAEQARGEEASQEFRLNFDNGGPVSWFTGVSYYHDDGFQRVPDEIDEYMALALLTGQITAPTPQPAAFFSSPTYATLIAPALLQGLAAHAGVALPLAQAQGIAANLRHNAKEQFTNFGLTNAYDWYGEATWHVTDKLELTAGLRYSTEDKTSGVSASELNDGRSVLGGVIGALGLPAPLRNAILGGLALPGANSAALIPAALLPQFGIVAQPTAGNGARVSDSDNDGAFTWRAVARYAMDEDTSLYASYARGRRPVDLEAQSPAAPFGAGVFTAVPSEIVDSYEVGAKALTLDGALRFDAALYYYDYTNFQTTIQQGAVLITTNAGKANAYGFEGQADWAIADWADLFATYAYSHARFASGIFKGNQFRLTPDHKVSLGLSLRQNALGGQFALTPSFTWQSEIFFDDDNDIPALQTSHILPDTKQDELQKPYGLFNARLTYRPDDRNWTVGLFANNLFDEKYIKDAGNTGDAFGIPTFIAGEPRFYGVSISIRK; translated from the coding sequence ATGTCGAGCAGAATGCGTTTCCTGAAATACGCCGTCGCGGCGTCCGTCCTTCCCACCTGCGCCGTGGCGCAAACGCCCGCCGTCGATCAGAGCGGCATCGAGGTCGTCGTCGTCACCGCGCAGAAGCGCGCGCAGAATTCGATCGACGTGCCCATCGCGCTCACCGCTTATGGCCGCAAGTTCCTCGACGCCGTCGGAATCCAGGAGTTCGACCGGCTGTCGCTCTACGTGCCCGGCTTCGAGGTGCAGAACCAGTCGGTGAACAATCCGGGCTTCGTGATGCGCGGCGTGACCTCCGATTCGGGCGAGGCGACGCAGGAGCCCCGCGTCTCGGTGTTCCAGGACGGCGTCTCGATCTCCAAATCGCGCGGCGCCTATGTCGAGCTGTTCGACCTCGACCGCATCGAGATCGCCCGCGGCCCGCAATCCACCCTGTACGGCCGCAGCGCGCTGATCGGCGCGGTCAACATCGTGCAGGCCAAGGCCGATCCCTCCGCCTTCGACTGGTCGGCGGGAGGCGAATACGGCAATGACGATTACGGCATGGTCGAAGGCATGGTGAACATGCCGATCGACGACACGCTCGCGATCCGCGCCGCCGGCCGCTACAAGATCCGCGACGGCTACAGCGACAATCTTCTTGGCGGACCGGACTTCAACGGCGTGCGCACCGGCGCCGGGCGCGTCTCGCTCGGCTGGCAGCCGGCCTCCGATTTCCGCGCCGACCTGATCTTCAACTATCAGCGCGACACGCCGAGCGACACCGGCTTCAAGTCGGGCACCTTCCTGCCGACCAATCCCGTGACCGGCGCGGTGATCGGCAATCTCGACCACACGTCCGGCTTGGCGGCCTCGGCGGCGGCGGATTTCCCGGACGGTCCGCTCGGCATCCACCGCACCGTGTGGGGCGTCACCGGCCTGATGAGCTACGACATCGACAGCGACTACAAGCTGAGCTCGATCACCGCCTATCGCGAATTCGACAGCCTCGAAGTGTTCGATCCCGACGGCTTCTCGCTGCCGCTGCTCACCTTCGCCGAACAGGCGCGGGGCGAAGAGGCGAGCCAGGAATTCCGCCTCAACTTCGACAATGGCGGGCCGGTCAGCTGGTTCACCGGCGTGAGCTACTACCACGACGACGGCTTCCAGCGCGTGCCGGACGAGATCGACGAGTACATGGCGCTCGCGCTTCTGACCGGCCAGATCACGGCGCCGACGCCGCAGCCGGCGGCGTTCTTCAGCTCGCCGACCTACGCCACGCTCATCGCGCCGGCCCTGCTGCAGGGTCTCGCCGCGCACGCCGGCGTCGCCCTGCCCCTCGCCCAGGCGCAAGGCATCGCCGCCAATCTGCGCCACAATGCGAAGGAGCAGTTCACCAATTTCGGCCTCACCAACGCCTATGACTGGTACGGCGAGGCGACCTGGCACGTCACCGACAAGCTCGAGCTCACCGCCGGCCTGCGCTACAGCACCGAAGACAAGACCAGCGGCGTCTCCGCGAGCGAGCTGAACGACGGCCGCTCCGTCCTCGGCGGCGTGATCGGCGCGCTCGGCCTGCCCGCGCCGCTGCGCAACGCAATCCTCGGCGGCCTCGCGCTGCCGGGCGCCAACAGCGCCGCGCTCATCCCCGCAGCCCTCCTGCCGCAATTCGGCATCGTGGCGCAGCCGACCGCCGGCAACGGCGCGCGCGTCTCCGACAGCGACAATGACGGCGCCTTCACCTGGCGCGCCGTGGCACGCTATGCGATGGACGAGGATACCAGCCTCTACGCCTCCTATGCCCGCGGCCGCCGCCCGGTCGACCTGGAAGCGCAGTCGCCGGCGGCGCCGTTCGGCGCCGGCGTGTTCACCGCGGTGCCGTCAGAGATCGTCGATTCCTACGAGGTCGGCGCCAAGGCGCTGACGCTCGACGGCGCGCTCAGGTTCGACGCGGCGCTCTACTATTACGACTACACCAACTTCCAGACCACGATTCAGCAGGGCGCGGTGCTGATCACCACCAATGCCGGCAAGGCCAACGCTTACGGCTTCGAAGGCCAAGCCGACTGGGCGATCGCCGACTGGGCCGACCTGTTCGCGACCTATGCCTACAGCCACGCCCGCTTCGCGAGCGGCATCTTCAAGGGCAACCAGTTCCGCCTGACGCCCGATCACAAGGTCTCGCTCGGCCTGTCGCTGCGGCAGAACGCGCTCGGCGGCCAGTTCGCGCTGACGCCGAGCTTCACCTGGCAGTCCGAGATCTTCTTCGACGACGACAACGACATACCGGCGCTGCAGACCAGCCATATCCTGCCCGACACCAAGCAGGACGAGCTGCAGAAACCCTATGGCCTGTTCAACGCCCGCCTCACCTATCGGCCGGACGACAGGAACTGGACCGTCGGCCTGTTCGCCAACAACCTGTTCGACGAGAAATACATCAAGGATGCCGGCAATACAGGCGACGCCTTCGGCATCCCGACCTTCATCGCCGGCGAGCCCCGCTTTTACGGCGTGAGCATCTCGATCCGGAAATAG
- a CDS encoding 4a-hydroxytetrahydrobiopterin dehydratase, with protein sequence MTKLPAAARDAALKTLAGWKTADGRDAIAKTFEFQDFNRAFAFMTRAALLAEKMDHHPEWFNVYNKVVVTLATHDAGGVTQKDIDMAKAMDGYAG encoded by the coding sequence ATGACAAAACTGCCCGCCGCCGCGCGCGACGCCGCCCTGAAGACGCTTGCCGGATGGAAGACGGCCGACGGCCGCGACGCCATCGCCAAGACGTTCGAGTTCCAGGATTTCAACCGCGCCTTCGCCTTCATGACGCGGGCCGCGCTGCTGGCCGAAAAGATGGATCATCATCCCGAATGGTTCAACGTCTACAACAAGGTCGTGGTGACACTTGCGACCCACGACGCCGGCGGCGTGACGCAGAAGGATATCGACATGGCCAAGGCGATGGACGGTTACGCCGGCTGA
- a CDS encoding creatininase family protein translates to MQLHLSAWPEIEAYLAKSKAIVIPIGSTEQHGPNGLLGTDALCPEIIARRAGDEAGILIGPTFNVGQAQHHMAFPGTITLRPSTMIAAMTDWAQSLTRHGFERIYWLNGHGGNIATITAAFSEMYHGVTFGDQGSNKPPLRCMLRNWWELGGVMDLCRQLFPVGEGSHATPSEVSVTYFGYPEAIKSVAMTPKIAPNGPIYDAEDYRRRFPDGRIGSDPSQANAEAGGKIVTAAVKSVIGEFRAFAAS, encoded by the coding sequence ATGCAGCTTCATCTCTCCGCCTGGCCTGAAATCGAGGCCTATCTCGCCAAATCCAAGGCGATCGTGATCCCCATCGGCTCGACGGAGCAGCATGGCCCCAACGGCCTGCTCGGCACCGATGCGCTCTGCCCGGAAATCATCGCGCGCCGCGCCGGCGACGAGGCCGGCATCCTGATCGGCCCGACCTTCAATGTCGGCCAGGCGCAGCATCACATGGCGTTCCCCGGCACGATCACGCTCAGACCCTCGACCATGATCGCGGCGATGACCGACTGGGCGCAGTCGCTGACGCGCCACGGCTTCGAGCGCATCTATTGGCTGAACGGCCATGGCGGCAACATCGCCACCATCACCGCGGCGTTCTCGGAGATGTATCACGGCGTCACCTTCGGCGATCAGGGTTCGAACAAGCCGCCGCTGCGCTGCATGCTGCGCAATTGGTGGGAACTGGGCGGCGTGATGGATTTGTGCCGCCAGCTCTTTCCGGTGGGAGAGGGCAGCCATGCGACGCCGTCGGAGGTTTCCGTCACCTATTTCGGTTATCCCGAGGCGATCAAGAGCGTGGCGATGACGCCGAAAATCGCGCCCAACGGCCCGATCTACGACGCGGAGGATTACCGCCGCCGCTTCCCCGACGGCCGCATCGGCTCCGATCCGTCCCAGGCGAACGCCGAAGCCGGCGGCAAGATCGTTACGGCCGCGGTCAAATCCGTCATCGGCGAATTCCGCGCCTTCGCAGCGTCGTGA
- the thpR gene encoding RNA 2',3'-cyclic phosphodiesterase, translating to MQRLFVALSIPDTVAQSLALLQAGVPGARWQTREQLHLTLRFIGEVDGRDAAAIHDALSGIVAPAFTLELHGVGEFGTKHPHALWAGVRPNEALLHLQKKIETAIQRAVLAAERQKYTPHVTLARLRGTPVGRVLDYLTDHALYSSTPFPVAGFILYSSVLTSDGSIYRAEQAYRLLPSP from the coding sequence ATGCAGCGCCTGTTCGTCGCCCTTTCGATCCCCGACACCGTCGCGCAGTCGCTTGCGCTGCTCCAGGCCGGCGTGCCCGGCGCGCGCTGGCAGACACGCGAGCAGCTTCATCTCACCCTGCGCTTCATCGGCGAGGTCGACGGCCGCGACGCCGCCGCGATCCACGACGCGCTGTCGGGTATCGTGGCGCCCGCCTTCACGCTCGAACTGCACGGCGTGGGCGAATTCGGGACCAAGCACCCACATGCGCTCTGGGCCGGTGTGCGGCCTAACGAGGCGCTGCTGCACCTGCAGAAGAAGATCGAGACCGCGATCCAGCGCGCCGTCCTTGCCGCCGAACGTCAGAAATACACGCCGCATGTGACGCTGGCGCGCCTGCGCGGCACGCCGGTCGGCCGCGTACTCGATTATCTCACCGACCACGCGCTCTATAGCTCGACGCCGTTCCCGGTGGCGGGTTTCATCCTTTATTCCAGCGTGCTGACCAGCGACGGCAGCATCTACCGCGCCGAGCAGGCGTACCGATTGCTACCCTCCCCCTGA
- a CDS encoding CoA transferase, with protein MHSDSKKGPLHGVTVIDLTSFIFGPYATQTLGDLGAEVIKIEAPGGDKQRFGFKQNKSKDMGSTFMMLGRNKRSVTLDLKVEEDREKLRALLPTAQVFIHNVRTSAMDQLGFGYEQVHAVNPSMVYVHCVGYGSEGPYGGRQAFDDLVQAASGGADMILDGNGESTMRMFPSYVADKVSGLHALYATLAALFHRERTGEGQFVEVPMLESYTSFLMVEHLYGAAFEPVMGHVGSTPALAPDRACFRTKDGWVATMPSGREGADTFLKLGGIADFYNSEEFVSLKTAKEKVALYNKAMRQAALTHTTEEWMDLGERHRIPIMRANKMDDVLEDPHLKAVGFFEVLPHETEGQWRSMKPPVKFSKTPASVRSNPEKPGASTEAVLGRVGKAAG; from the coding sequence ATGCACTCCGATTCGAAAAAGGGGCCCCTGCACGGCGTCACGGTCATCGACCTGACGAGCTTCATCTTCGGCCCCTATGCCACCCAGACGCTGGGCGATCTGGGCGCCGAGGTGATCAAGATCGAGGCCCCGGGCGGCGACAAGCAGCGCTTCGGCTTCAAGCAGAACAAATCCAAGGACATGGGCTCGACCTTCATGATGCTCGGCCGCAACAAAAGGTCGGTGACGCTCGACCTCAAGGTCGAGGAAGACCGCGAGAAGCTGCGCGCCCTGCTGCCGACGGCGCAGGTGTTCATCCACAATGTCCGTACCAGCGCGATGGACCAGCTCGGCTTCGGCTATGAGCAGGTACATGCGGTGAACCCGTCCATGGTCTATGTCCATTGCGTCGGCTACGGCTCGGAAGGGCCCTATGGCGGGCGGCAGGCGTTCGACGATCTGGTGCAGGCGGCGAGCGGCGGCGCCGATATGATCCTCGACGGCAACGGCGAGAGCACGATGCGGATGTTCCCGTCCTATGTCGCCGACAAGGTCAGCGGGCTGCACGCGCTCTACGCGACGCTGGCCGCCCTCTTTCATCGCGAGCGCACCGGCGAGGGCCAGTTCGTCGAGGTGCCGATGCTGGAGAGCTATACGAGCTTCCTGATGGTCGAGCATCTCTACGGCGCCGCCTTCGAGCCGGTGATGGGCCATGTCGGCTCGACCCCGGCACTCGCGCCGGACCGCGCCTGCTTCCGCACCAAGGACGGCTGGGTCGCCACCATGCCCTCGGGCCGCGAGGGCGCGGACACTTTCCTGAAGCTCGGCGGCATCGCCGACTTCTACAACAGCGAGGAATTCGTTTCGCTGAAGACCGCGAAGGAGAAGGTCGCGCTCTACAACAAGGCGATGCGGCAGGCGGCGCTGACGCACACGACCGAGGAATGGATGGACCTGGGCGAGCGCCACCGCATCCCGATCATGCGCGCCAACAAGATGGACGACGTGCTGGAGGACCCGCATCTGAAGGCGGTGGGATTCTTCGAGGTGTTGCCGCACGAGACGGAAGGCCAGTGGCGCTCGATGAAGCCGCCGGTCAAATTCTCCAAGACGCCGGCGAGCGTGCGGAGCAATCCGGAGAAGCCTGGCGCGAGCACGGAGGCAGTGCTGGGGCGGGTTGGTAAGGCGGCGGGATAG
- a CDS encoding MBL fold metallo-hydrolase, whose protein sequence is MLTWKIGDVTVTRVVEMAVDAAVDGPIPFMLDATPEALRAMPWLWPNYVTPKGELRLSFHALLVDAPGLKLVVDTCMGNDKPRKELGGNALHTAFLEDLTAAGFSRESVDAVVCTHLHVDHVGWNTMLEGGKWVPTFPKARYLFSKTDYDHWIASDEDQMADIMADSVTPIVEAGLARPVALDHRISPELRLIPTTGHTPGHVSVMIESKGETAVITGDMIHHPCQIGQPDWSTEYDSDKKASAVTRRAVFMDWADKPILVIGTHFAAPTAGWIKRDGDGYRFEG, encoded by the coding sequence ATGCTGACGTGGAAGATCGGCGACGTGACCGTCACGCGGGTGGTGGAGATGGCGGTGGACGCCGCCGTCGACGGCCCCATCCCCTTCATGCTGGACGCGACGCCGGAGGCGCTTCGGGCCATGCCGTGGCTTTGGCCGAACTATGTGACGCCCAAGGGGGAGCTGCGGCTGTCGTTCCATGCCCTGCTGGTGGATGCGCCGGGCCTGAAGCTGGTGGTGGACACCTGCATGGGCAACGACAAGCCGCGCAAGGAGCTCGGCGGCAACGCCCTGCACACCGCTTTCCTCGAGGACCTGACGGCCGCGGGTTTCTCGCGCGAAAGCGTGGACGCGGTGGTCTGCACGCATCTCCATGTCGATCATGTCGGCTGGAACACGATGCTGGAGGGCGGCAAATGGGTGCCGACCTTCCCGAAGGCGCGCTATCTGTTCAGCAAGACCGATTACGACCACTGGATCGCGTCCGATGAGGACCAGATGGCCGACATCATGGCGGATTCGGTGACGCCGATCGTCGAAGCCGGCCTGGCCCGGCCGGTGGCGCTCGACCATCGCATCTCGCCGGAGCTGCGCCTGATCCCGACGACCGGGCACACGCCGGGCCATGTCAGCGTAATGATCGAGTCCAAGGGCGAAACCGCCGTGATCACGGGCGACATGATCCATCATCCCTGCCAGATCGGGCAGCCGGACTGGTCGACCGAATACGACAGCGACAAGAAAGCGTCGGCGGTCACGCGGCGCGCGGTGTTCATGGATTGGGCGGACAAGCCGATCCTCGTCATCGGCACGCACTTCGCCGCGCCGACGGCGGGATGGATCAAGCGCGACGGCGACGGCTATCGCTTCGAGGGATAG